The following coding sequences lie in one Spinacia oleracea cultivar Varoflay chromosome 1, BTI_SOV_V1, whole genome shotgun sequence genomic window:
- the LOC110793837 gene encoding transcription factor MYBS1: protein MPNLASWSREEEKAFENAIATYSIDQSNEDDWDKVAAVVTTKTIEEIKQHYELLVEDVGAIEAGKVPLPKYASEETNHHNNSSNNNGTLLSTSTTSKDDHSPSFSKEQKGNSNQGNGYSAFGPSSMGNSTKASSKLEQERKKGIPWTEEEHRLFLLGLDKFGKGDWRSISRNFVITRTPTQVASHAQKYFIRLNSMNRDRRRSSIHDITSVNGGGLSPNQVPITGQQNNNPAAPAVGTAAAAAAAAANKHRAPPNVNVNMAAAGIGMYGTQMGHPISAPPPPPHHMVSAVGTPVMLPPPGHPHHHHHHHHPPHYAVPVAYPVPPPPMHR, encoded by the exons ATGCCTAATTTAGCAAGTTGGAGTAGGGAGGAAGAGAAAGCGTTTGAGAACGCGATTGCAACGTATTCCATCGACCAATCAAATGAGGATGATTGGGATAAGGTTGCGGCCGTGGTTACTACCAAAACCATTGAAGAGATTAAGCAACACTATGAGTTACTAGTTGAGGATGTAGGTGCAATTGAGGCAGGGAAAGTGCCACTTCCTAAGTATGCAAGTGAGGAAACTAATCATCATAATAATAGTAGTAATAATAATGGTACATTATTGTCAACTTCCACCACTAGTAAGGATGATCATAGCCCTTCGTTTTCAAAGGAACAAAAGGGTAACTCTAATCAAGGAAATGGCTACTCTGCTTTTGGTCCTTCCTCAATGGGAAATAGCACTAAAGCTAGCTCTAAATTGGAACAAGAGCGTAAAAAAGGCATCCCATGGACTGAAGAAGAGCATAG GTTGTTTTTACTTGGACTTGACAAATTCGGGAAAGGCGATTGGCGAAGCATATCTAGGAACTTTGTGATAACAAGAACACCAACACAAGTAGCTAGCCATGctcaaaaatattttataaggCTGAACTCAATGAATAGGGATAGAAGAAGATCTAGCATTCATGACATTACAAGTGTGAATGGAGGAGGATTATCACCAAATCAAGTACCAATTACAGGGCAACAAAACAATAATCCTGCGGCACCAGCAGTtggaacagcagcagcagcagcagcagcagcagcaaataAGCATAGGGCTCCGCCTAATGTAAATGTAAATATGGCAGCTGCAGGTATAGGAATGTATGGGACACAAATGGGCCACCCAATAAgtgcaccaccaccaccgcctcaTCATATGGTATCCGCTGTTGGGACTCCGGTTATGCTTCCTCCTCCTGGTCATCCTCAtcatcaccaccaccatcaccaccctCCTCATTATGCTGTTCCGGTTGCTTATCCTGTTCCGCCACCACCAATGCATCGATAA